In the Calditrichota bacterium genome, TTTTGACCCGCACCAAGGCCGTCATCGATCGGGGTGCGGCCGGTATCGTGTACGGACGAAACATCATTCAGCACGAAAACCCCAAAGCGATTACAAAGGCTTTGATGGGGATTGTCCATGATGGTCTGAGTGTCGAACAAGCACTGGAATTTCTGAATTGAACGATAAACTATTTCTGGTGCTGGACATCGGCACCAGTGACATCAAGTGCGGTTGCGTCAATGTTACCGGCACTATTCTCGCGCGTCATCAGCGTGAATTTCCCATGACGCAAAGGCAGGACGTTTTTGAAATCGATTTTGATCTTTTTTTCGATAGTGTCGGTGATTTGCTGAAAGGGTGCCTGGCGCAAGCCGTTGTTCAGCGTGCCGGTGTCGAGGCGCTCCTGATCACCAGTCAGGCTCAAACCTTCGCCCCGGTGGATGCCGATTTTAGGCCGCTCCGGCCCGGCATTGTCTGGCTGGATGAGCGGGCAAGGGAAGAAGCCGAAATCCTGCAACAACACGTGCCGGATTTCGCCGAAGCCGCTGGATTCGCCCGTCCCCTGCCGGCGCAGTACGTCAGCAAGCTGCTGTGGCTGAAACGGCGTGAACCCGAGGTTTTTAAAAAGGCCCGGGCCTTTCCGTTGATTCACGAGTACCTGGCCTACCGCCTGACCGGTCATTTTTACTCGGACAGCACCAGCTTCGGCATGGGCGGCGTGTACGATTTTCGTCGGAAGGACCTGAATCCGGAAATCCTGGCCATTTTGGGTCTGACCCCAAATGCCTTCCCAAAAATTGAAAGAGCCGCGACCCGGGGGGAACGGATTTCGAATAAAATTCAACAGGATTGGGCCTGGCCTGAGCGTTTCCCCGTGTTTTTGTGCGGCAACGACCAGGGGGCATCTGCCTGCGGCGCGGGGCTGCACCAACCGGGCGATGTCAACATCAACCTGGGCACCGCTATGGTTTTTTACACGATCACAAATTCGCTGGCTACCCGCCTGACGGAAAGCCAAATCGCCGGAAAGCACCCGGTGGGGGAAAGTTATTTTCTGTTAAATTATGAACCGGATTTCGGATTAAAAATGCGGGAATTGAAGGAATACTTTTTTTCACAGGGCACGTATGATAACCTTTTTCAAACCTATTTCGAGTATCCAGAAGTGGATGCCCGGGCGCCGTCGTTCAAGAAATCGGAATGGCACGCCTTTTCCGGAATGCAAGCGCACAGGTTCTGTGCCGGCATCATTAAACATTATATGATTCGATTAAAGAGCCACCTGTCCCGGATTCGGGAAGCGGTGCCTGTGAAAAATATGTACCTCTCCGGGGGGATGCTGCAATCAGAAGTGTTGATTAAAATCGTGCAGGAGGCTCTGCAGAGGCCGCTCACTATTCAAAATCGCGCCGATGCCGGTTTGTTTGGCGCCGTGGAAATTTATAGTCAGAATAAAATCGGGGGAAATAAAAATGAGTGAGTTGGAGGATGACTCCTAAAATGCGTTTTTTTAAGTGAGGCAATACCAGGATGAGGGCGGAGAATGAGACAAACGATTGCAAAAATCCGCACCATGGAGGCAAACTGTTTAAATTGACCCAAATAACCCTTTTTTTATTGGGAGGTAACATGACTCTTTTTCCTTCTGCCCGACACAAAAAAGGTTTCGTGAATCCCCGGGCCGTCATCCCGGCGCTGTTCAGTGTGGCGGTCATTTGGGGTCTGCTGTCCGTTTCAGCGCTTATGGCCGGTGACATCCTGTGGAATTTTGTGCCCGGCGCCGGATATGTGGATACGTCTCCCGCCGTGGCGGATGTGGACGGCGATGGCGTGCAAGACGTTATTCTTGCAACCACCGCAGGGCGTGTGCTGGCCCTGGACGCGAATGGCCATAAAAAATGGGCCGTTGATCTCAATCAGACTATCAGTAATCCGCCAACCCTGGCCGGTGAGCCGTTGCAACTTTACGTCCTCACGAATTCCGGTGCGGTTATTTGCCTGGATGCCCGAAGCGGGGCCAAAAATTGGGATTACCGGATGCCGGCCGATTTTTCCTGGGGTATGACGGCTCTCGCTGCCGCTGACATTGATGGCGACGGACAGGTGGAGCTCATTGCAGGAGATAGGGGCGGCCATCTGGTTTGCCTGAACACAAACGGCGCACTGAAGTGGAAGAAAAATACAAAGCTGAGTTTTAATACGGCGCCTGCTCTGGCCGACCTGGATGGTGACGGCCGACGTGAAATTTTACTGGGGGCCAAAGAGACGCCGCTGATCTGCTTTTCAGACAAGGGACGTGAACGCTGGCGAGTGAAAACAGGAGACGCCGTTAGTGCCTCGCCGCTGGTCTACGACCTGAATGGCGACCACGTACCGGAAATCCTGCTTGGAGAGGGCAATGGTTTTTCCGTGTATGATGCCGCAGGGAATGAACTTTGGCATCATCCGATGCAAGGGCAGGTGCACGATGCCATTGCCATTGGCGATGTGGATTTGGACGGCAAAACGGATATTGTTGTGGCCGATCTGCGCGGCCATGTGGCCTGTCTTACAGAAGGGGGCACCCTGAAATGGAAAGCCAGCGTCGGACAGCGTGTCCGCCGCTCCCCGGCCATCGCTGACATTGACGGCGATTCCATGCCAGAAGTCATTGTTGGCGGCTACAGTGATGCTCTGTTCATCTTTGACGGCGACGGCAATCTGAAGGAGCAGGTACCGCTCAATGGCGCCATGAATGCTTCGCCCACGGTGGTGGATTTTCGAGGCAACGGCCGATTGAGTGTCATCTGCGCCACCATATCCGATGTGGTGGCTTTGAGCGAGTCACCCAAAAAGATGCCATTTCCGCCTCTCGTTTTATGGGGGGAATATCGCATGAATTCTGCCCGCACCGGCTCGCGGCTTCAGACCCCAAAAAAACCTCGCACCGGCATCACCGCCGTGGATTACGGGTCAATGCACGTCGGGGATAACCAGTTTTGCGTAACCGTGGAAAACCCGAAAAAGCAGCGATTGACTCTGGAAATGGAGATTCGCAAAGACACGGGTCGGCCTGTCCGTTCAAGGATGACCTCCTCCGACTCACTTTTTTCCGGACGAATGCCCTACGTCATTGTGGGACAAAGCGCCGAAAATGTGCAGTTTGTCTGCCGCCTGAAGGCGGGGGAAAAACGGATTGCGCAACGGAAACAGACGTTTTATCTGGTTCCCTTTGCCAAAGATGCGGACGACCTGCGCAAAGCCATCGCCAGAATAGGTGCTAATGTACACAGCGTGGCCGATAGTCATTATGTGCGCAACCAGATGACGCTGTTGTCCCTGCAATGGCAAAAGCTGAATGAACAAGTCAAAATCGCCGGCACGCTTTCGCCTCTGCAACGGGGCGAGCTTCGGTCGCAGTTTGAACAGGCCCGGGCCCGGGCGTACCGATTGGAGGCCATGACGCGCGCGGCGGTAGCGGCGGGGAATATGCTTGCCGCCTATGCCGCCAATCCCTGGGCACCGTTTGCCGGTGTGGATGAAATTATTGAGGGGCGTTCCCGTGCCCCGAATCTTCGGATAGAGGCCTTTTCGGGTGAAATAGAATCTGCGGCGGTCAATTTGGCCAATTTCAGTGACCATCCTGTGGTGCTGCGTATTGAGCCGCAAAATCTGTTGGCGGCGGATTCCACCCGGATCCCCTTTCGCCAGGTGCTTGAATTTTATGAGGTGCTGGATGTCCCGACGCAATCCCTCGATCTTTCTGCCGATGCCTTGCCCAAAGTTGGGCAGGCGCGCACCATTGTGCTGCCGGCGTTAAGCGTCCGCCAGCTCTGGATCAATGTCAACACAGCCCATCTCCCTCCTGGCAACTGGAACACCCGAATTCGTTTCCGCACGCTGGAAACAAGTCCGCATGAGGTTTTCGCGAATATGTCCGTTAAAGTCTGGCCCGTGGGATTAACCCAAAAGCAGCCCTTGCGATTGTGTCAGTGGGGCTATGTGGAATCTTCCATGCTCAAGGATATGCCTGAGGCAGCATTGAAGGATCAGGTACGGCACGGCACCAATGTTTTTGTGGCGACTGGAGCATTTGCACCGAAGGCCACGTTTGACGAACACGGCGACCTGGGCACCATTGACTTTGCGGCTCATGACGCGTATGTCCGCCGGTATGCGCCCTTTGGCATGATTCTTTTTTGCGGCTATCAGGGCAGTTTGAAAGGCCCTGCGCAGCC is a window encoding:
- a CDS encoding aldolase, with protein sequence LTRTKAVIDRGAAGIVYGRNIIQHENPKAITKALMGIVHDGLSVEQALEFLN
- a CDS encoding FGGY-family carbohydrate kinase — translated: MNDKLFLVLDIGTSDIKCGCVNVTGTILARHQREFPMTQRQDVFEIDFDLFFDSVGDLLKGCLAQAVVQRAGVEALLITSQAQTFAPVDADFRPLRPGIVWLDERAREEAEILQQHVPDFAEAAGFARPLPAQYVSKLLWLKRREPEVFKKARAFPLIHEYLAYRLTGHFYSDSTSFGMGGVYDFRRKDLNPEILAILGLTPNAFPKIERAATRGERISNKIQQDWAWPERFPVFLCGNDQGASACGAGLHQPGDVNINLGTAMVFYTITNSLATRLTESQIAGKHPVGESYFLLNYEPDFGLKMRELKEYFFSQGTYDNLFQTYFEYPEVDARAPSFKKSEWHAFSGMQAHRFCAGIIKHYMIRLKSHLSRIREAVPVKNMYLSGGMLQSEVLIKIVQEALQRPLTIQNRADAGLFGAVEIYSQNKIGGNKNE
- a CDS encoding PQQ-binding-like beta-propeller repeat protein, with amino-acid sequence MTLFPSARHKKGFVNPRAVIPALFSVAVIWGLLSVSALMAGDILWNFVPGAGYVDTSPAVADVDGDGVQDVILATTAGRVLALDANGHKKWAVDLNQTISNPPTLAGEPLQLYVLTNSGAVICLDARSGAKNWDYRMPADFSWGMTALAAADIDGDGQVELIAGDRGGHLVCLNTNGALKWKKNTKLSFNTAPALADLDGDGRREILLGAKETPLICFSDKGRERWRVKTGDAVSASPLVYDLNGDHVPEILLGEGNGFSVYDAAGNELWHHPMQGQVHDAIAIGDVDLDGKTDIVVADLRGHVACLTEGGTLKWKASVGQRVRRSPAIADIDGDSMPEVIVGGYSDALFIFDGDGNLKEQVPLNGAMNASPTVVDFRGNGRLSVICATISDVVALSESPKKMPFPPLVLWGEYRMNSARTGSRLQTPKKPRTGITAVDYGSMHVGDNQFCVTVENPKKQRLTLEMEIRKDTGRPVRSRMTSSDSLFSGRMPYVIVGQSAENVQFVCRLKAGEKRIAQRKQTFYLVPFAKDADDLRKAIARIGANVHSVADSHYVRNQMTLLSLQWQKLNEQVKIAGTLSPLQRGELRSQFEQARARAYRLEAMTRAAVAAGNMLAAYAANPWAPFAGVDEIIEGRSRAPNLRIEAFSGEIESAAVNLANFSDHPVVLRIEPQNLLAADSTRIPFRQVLEFYEVLDVPTQSLDLSADALPKVGQARTIVLPALSVRQLWINVNTAHLPPGNWNTRIRFRTLETSPHEVFANMSVKVWPVGLTQKQPLRLCQWGYVESSMLKDMPEAALKDQVRHGTNVFVATGAFAPKATFDEHGDLGTIDFAAHDAYVRRYAPFGMILFCGYQGSLKGPAQPFSPVWIKAYKEWIGKWSRHLAELGLSHNDFAFYPVDEPGLGEKRVEEFVNYARPIRELDASLKIYADPVGEATMSELKRMAPFVDIWCPNRSGYLLHEGGKKLDFIKSTGKTVWTYECRGNAKHQSPLGYYRGQAWLAFRHGLTGIGFWSYCTSQYNPWYVPRGGQDYLLVYPGDGVVTSKRWEAVRDGVEDYNMLMQLQQAVKSAGVSPKVRRAVQKFLSTDIPAVARFCGVDRDGTLPGVEGLRGVRKVADRRWEKITQVRRKMAKLLIEIKKRHEK